In Parus major isolate Abel chromosome 1, Parus_major1.1, whole genome shotgun sequence, the following proteins share a genomic window:
- the TRIM13 gene encoding E3 ubiquitin-protein ligase TRIM13: MMELLEEDLTCPICCSLFDDPRVLPCSHNFCRKCLEGILEGNVRNVLWRPSPFKCPTCRKETPVTGVNSLQVNYSLKGIVEKYNKIKVTPKMPVCKVHSGQPLNIFCRTDMQLICGVCATRGDHTKHVFCSIEEAYSQEKRAFETLFQGFETWRCGDALSRLDTLETSKRKALQMLTKDSDKVKEFFEKLQHTLEQKRNEILSDFETMKLAVMQAYDPEINKLNTILQEQRMAFNIAEAFKDVSEPIIFLQQMQEFREKIKVLKETPLPCSTVDISPTMKSFDTSQWNGIKLVDVDKLSLPQESNTFKFKIPSVFSRRFIVNSLIFLLILAVTRMSFVESVIDNLQCWKSQFLTICLSYLADTVEIADHAVFYWEQMTDGASLLREKCKNYTLVVLDNVAQFVCKYKLL; this comes from the coding sequence ATGATGGAGCTCCTAGAAGAAGATCTGACCTGCCCCATTTGCTGTAGCCTGTTTGATGATCCTCGTGTCCTGCCCTGTTCACACAATTTCTGCAGAAAGTGTCTGGAAGGAATTCTTGAGGGAAATGTGCGAAATGTGCTTTGGAGGCCATCCCCTTTCAAGTGCCCCACATGCAGGAAGGAGACTCCTGTCACTGGAGTCAACAGCTTGCAGGTCAACTATTCCCTGAAAGGTATCGTGGAGAAGTACAACAAAATCAAAGTAACTCCAAAAATGCCTGTGTGCAAAGTGCACAGTGGGCAACCCCTTAACATTTTTTGCCGGACAGACATGCAGCTGATCTGTGGGGTTTGTGCCACCCGTGGCGACCACACAAAGCATGTTTTCTGTTCCATTGAGGAAGCTTATTCCCAGGAGAAGCGGGCTTTTGAAACCTTGTTTCAGGGCTTCGAAACTTGGCGTTGTGGAGATGCCCTCTCACGCCTGGATACCTTAGAGACCAGTAAGAGGAAAGCTCTGCAGATGCTGACGAAAGATTCTGACAAAGTGAAGGAGTTCTTTGAGAAGCTGCAACACACGTTGGAGCAGAAGCGAAATGAGATCCTGTCTGACTTTGAGACCATGAAGCTTGCAGTGATGCAGGCCTACGATCCGGAAATCAATAAACTGAACACGATTCTACAAGAGCAGCGGATGGCTTTTAACATTGCAGAGGCCTTCAAAGATGTGTCTGAACCCATTATATTTCTGCAACAGATGCAGGAgttcagggaaaaaatcaaGGTGCTCAAAGAAACCCCTTTACCTTGTTCCACTGTGGACATCAGTCCCACAATGAAGAGCTTTGATACCAGCCAGTGGAATGGAATAAAACTTGTTGATGTGGACAAACTTTCCTTGCCTCAGGAAAGCAACACTTTCAAATTCAAGATTCCCTCAGTCTTTTCACGCAGATTTATAGTGAACTCTCTTATTTTCTTGCTCATTCTTGCTGTCACCAGAATGTCCTTTGTGGAGTCAGTCATTGACAATCTCCAGTGCTGGAAATCTCAGTTCCTTACAATTTGCTTGTCCTATTTGGCAGATACCGTGGAGATAGCAGATCATGCAGTCTTTTACTGGGAACAGATGACAGATGGAGCCTCACTTTTAAGAGAAAAGTGTAAAAACTATACGTTGGTTGTACTGGATAACGTTGCACAGTTTGTGTGCAAATATAAACTGTTGTGA
- the KCNRG gene encoding potassium channel regulatory protein: MSSREVVVLSVGGVRFVTRASTLQQFPESRLARMVNDNDREFKLVNGEFFVDRDGALFSYIMDFLRTLQVCLPADFSDYQRLQREAEFYGLYPLADVLSQEHLLKPMPEVLEVHFSLQEMQAFFRIFGSCSCTIEALAEQITVFTGQQSGQGWNSPFPSQKTLIPLPLERPSHHDMVFQCGTEYSAGDQFVARYVSIKPDNRKLINGTNVLGLLLDTLLKDGFRLISTRTVTSEEKAECYTFERMKRAGGLAIMVNQTPGSSGVAQARRSQVQKGK, translated from the exons ATGAGTAGTCGAGAGGTGGTCGTTCTGAGTGTGGGAGGTGTGAGATTTGTAACCCGGGCTTCTACCTTGCAGCAGTTCCCTGAGTCCAGGCTGGCACGGATGGTGAATGACAATGACAGGGAATTTAAACTGGTGAATGGAGAGTTTTTTGTGGACAGAGATGGAGCTTTGTTTAGTTACATCATGGACTTCTTGAGGACTCTCCAGGTGTGCTTACCAGCTGATTTCTCAGACTatcagaggctgcagagagaagcagaattcTATGGACTCTACCCCCTGGCAGACGTCCTGAGCCAAGAACACTTGCTGAAGCCGATGCCGGAGGTCTTGGAAGTGCATTTTTCTCTCCAAGAAATGCAGGCTTTTTTCCGGATCTTTggttcctgcagctgcaccatTGAGGCACTGGCTGAGCAGATCACTGTGTTTACAGGGCAGCAGTCAGGACAGGGCTGGAATagcccttttccttctcagaaaacACTCATTCCACTTCCTTTGGAAAGACCCTCTCATCATGATATGGTTTTTCAGTGTGGTACTGAGTATTCTGCTGGTGACCAGTTTGTGGCCAG GTATGTTTCCATAAAGCCTGATAATAGAAAGCTGATTAATGGTACTAATGTGCTAGGCCTGCTGCTTGACACTTTACTCAAAGATGGATTTCGCCTCATAAGCACCAGGACAGTCACCAGTGAAGAGAAGGCTGAATGCTACACTTTTGAAAGGATGAAGAGGGCAGGAGGCCTTGCCATCATGGTGAACCAAAccccagggagctctggggtAGCACAGGCAAGGAGAAGCCAAGtgcaaaaagggaaataa